The Oncorhynchus keta strain PuntledgeMale-10-30-2019 chromosome 22, Oket_V2, whole genome shotgun sequence genome includes the window CACCTTCACAAGGGCAATTTGTTTTCCCTCCAAAATGTGTTTTCTCAGGCTAGTATCCCCAACCGACTGAACAATATTGCTGCGTTTCCACAGGCAGCCCATTTCAGATCTTTTTAAGTAATTGGGGTTTTGACCAGAGATCAGCCCTTTTGACAATAATTTTGAAGAAGATCTGAATTGGCTGcatgtgtaaacgcagcctatgaTGCGCCAAATCCAATCCATGGCAAGCAATACGCACACTGTAAAACCGGATAAATTATACTCATTGTTTTTGAAACTGATTACCTCAAAAAAGTTCCAACTCAAATAGCTGAAGTGAATCGTTATACCTTCATGAGTAACAAATGCAATGTTTTGAGTATACTAACATTTTTCATGTAAATCAACTTAGTTATTTTGATTTTCTATTACATAAAAAACAAGTTAAATTAAATGAATATGGTGAAATGAACATGACAATCTTTATAAGTCAAAGTCACTTAAGTATAAGTTGCAATACTTGAAATGTTTGAGTTTAACAAAGTCCAACCTTACTCAAAAGCTATAACACACCATTTCTGAAATGTAACTAAGTTTACTTTTTTTTAACTGATTACCGCAATTTTAGAAATTAGCATAACTCACATATAACCAGTAAATTCAAAAGAGTTATTTAACTAAACTCAAAAATCTGTAGTTCAGAAGAGCCTAGAGCTTAGAAAGAGCAGAGACCGGTCTTCCCTCGCGTTGGCTTTAGCCTGGAGCTCAGAGAGAGCAGAGATCGTCTTCTTTTGTGTTGGCTCTAGCTTAGAGTAGAGTGAGagcatctgttttttttttagccTAGAgctcagagagagcagagagcggtTGAGACATGAGACACACGTTTACATAGTTTAGACAGCAGTGCCTCTGCCCCTCTTTCCTCACTGTAAACCCCAATGTGACGTCATTACTCAAAACTTTTGAGGAAACCTGTTGCactaaatacagttgaagtcggaagtttacatacaccttagccaaatacatttaaactcagtttttccacaattcctgacatttaatcttagtaaaaaaatattttaagaatgtgaaatgtcaaaataatagttgaatgatttatttcagcttttatttattccatcacattcccagtgggtcagaagtttacatacactcaattagtatttagtagcattgcctttaaatggtttaacttgggtcaaacgtttcggcgagccttccataagcttcccacaataggttgggtgaattttggcccattccttctgacagagctggtgtaactgagtcaggtttgtaggcctccttgctttcaCAAGCTTTATCAGTTATGCCCACAaagtttctataggattgaggtcagggctttgtgatggccactccaataccttgactttgttgtccttaagccattttgccacaacgttggaagtaagcttggggtcattgtccatttggaaaacccatttacgaccaagctttaacttcctgactgatgtcttgagatgttgtttcaatatatccacataattttccagcctcatgatgccatctattttgtgaagtgcaccagtccctcctgcagcaaagcacccccacaacatgatgctgccacctgcGTGCTTCActgttaggatggtgttcttcggcttgcaagcctccccctttatcctccaaacataacgatggtcattatggccaaacagttctattttcgtttcatcagaccagaggacatttctccaaaaagtacgatctttgaccccatgtgcagttgcaaaccgtagtctggcttttttatggtggttttggagcagtggcttcttccttgctgagctgcctttcaggttatatcgatatattaatcattttactgtggatatagatcattttgtacctgtgtcctccagcatcttcacaaggtcttttgctgttgttctgggattgatttgcactttttgcaccaaagtacgttcatcgcGTTCTCCGCGTCTCATGGAGaaaccattgtttgtacagatgaacgtggtaccttcaggcgtttggaaattgctccctatgaggatttttttttattgtcccatgaggcactgagtttgaaggcaggccttgaaattcatccgcaggtacacctccaactgactcaaatgatgtcaattagcatatcagaaacttctaaagccatgacatcattttctggaattttccaagctgtttaaaggcacagtcaacttagtgtatgtaaagttctgacccactggaattgtgatacagtgaataataagtgatataatatgtctgtaaaccatttttggaaaaattacttgtgtcatgcacaaagatgatatcctaaccgacttgccaaaactatagtttgttaacaagaaatttgtggtggttgaaaaacaagttttaatgactccaacagcGACTCCAACAAATGACTCCaacaagtgtatgtaaacttcccacttgaactgtatatagatttttgaTTTTACCAAGTTTTGTCACATAGCGATGGATTAACAATACATTTCTTTAATTGGCTCTAACATTTCCTTGCCCTGTACTTAAAACTTGGCCCGTGGCTCATTTTGATCCCTGGCCAACAAACAGATTTGTTGATTGGAAAGCCAGACGAAAACAGGAAAATCCTTACTAAGTCTTCAAAGACTGAAAGTATGTTTGAGTTGTTTAAGAAATGGTAAGCTTGTGCTGCATTGTGTAGAATCcagtttttttttatgttttactGAATCAGACTGAAACAGACAAGGCAAACAAATGCTTAAATGATGGTTTGCTGCCATTCTCTGGGGCAAATGGTAAACTGGAGTTGGCTGTCTAGTTGTACCCTTTGACTATGTATTACTACCAAGGACCATTACTTTTGCTCTAATTCCAGCAATTACTATATCTAATTCATTTAGAACATTTTCAAACATTGCACTTGTGTGTAAAAATGTAGTACATTTTAATACAATTGATGTTCGACACTGACGAATGAATGAAAACAAAGACACATTTTATTTGTATGTAAAATGCACAATAAGCAATAAAAGTAAGTATGAACATAATAATTACAGTGAATTTTTCTATTTACAGAGAATAAAACCCTTTTTTCTCAGTTATCTTCCCTGCCAGGATGGCAGTCCCAAAAATTCTATCCCAGTGGCTGAAGAAAGGTGCATAGTTACTGTTGGGCTTCTGGTGGTGCATGTCATGTGCTGGTGCTCCTCCTAACAGTCCAAATGGTACCAGGTGGTTGAGACCCCATGGCAGGTCATAGCCTATGTGGTCCTCCACTGACATCCAGATACTTAAGATGGTGACGCACCAGATGGTAAAAGGGTGGCATTTCAACAGGATGGGGTCCAGGTTGCTCCAGAATCCAACTGTTATCAGTTCTGGAATGCTGATTTGCTGAGTGGACCAGGAGAAGGGTGCCATGTATTCATGGTGGATGGCATGGACCCACCGATACAGTTGTGGATGTTTGTGGTGCACAAAGTGCCACATAAAATACTGTGTGTCAAAAAGAAGAAGGACAGCCAGTCCATCAATGAGCACCTCTACCACAGTTGGAGCACTGGTAGGTAGCACCACTGAAGGCATAAAGCAGGTCTGAATCAGCACAGCAGGCAGAACAAAGATCAAGTGGTTAAATACAGCCCTTCCGAAGCTCTTTGCCATCATCCGAATGGTTGGACGTCTCTCTTGCTGGATCTTGTAGCGGTGAATGGAGGGGACATTATCTCCCAGGAGGTCTAGTAGAGCAAAGGGGAGACTGGAGAAGAAGTAACTGGAGAAGCAGATCATGACAgggaagaagggagaagagatgAGGGAGTAGTGATTGAAAAGGAAATAGTCCCATAGAGGCTGCAAAAGCCTGTCTGAGAATCTGGAAAAGGTAGGAAGCTGCAAAGTAAACT containing:
- the LOC118400758 gene encoding cholesterol 25-hydroxylase-like protein 1, member 1 encodes the protein MLNITKVQFTLQLPTFSRFSDRLLQPLWDYFLFNHYSLISSPFFPVMICFSSYFFSSLPFALLDLLGDNVPSIHRYKIQQERRPTIRMMAKSFGRAVFNHLIFVLPAVLIQTCFMPSVVLPTSAPTVVEVLIDGLAVLLLFDTQYFMWHFVHHKHPQLYRWVHAIHHEYMAPFSWSTQQISIPELITVGFWSNLDPILLKCHPFTIWCVTILSIWMSVEDHIGYDLPWGLNHLVPFGLLGGAPAHDMHHQKPNSNYAPFFSHWDRIFGTAILAGKITEKKGFYSL